The sequence below is a genomic window from Thioclava nitratireducens.
GCCTGCCGCGCCCGAAACCGGGGCAAAGCCATCCCGCAACGCGCAGCTTTCAGGGCCTGCGCATCGCGGTGAACGACGAATTCGGCCAGTTGATCGAGGGGCTCGAGGCCGCGGAACGTGCGCTGAAACCCGGCGGGCTTCTGGCCGTGGTCAGCTTCCACTCGCTCGAAGACCGGGTTGTGAAGCGCTTCTTCGCTGCGCGCTCGTCGACGGGCGGGGGCGGTTCGCGCCACGCGCCGGTTCAGCAAACCCTTGATCCCGCGTTTGAAATTACCGTGAAAGGCGACGGGCCCGACGAAGAGGAACTGGCGGAAAACCCGCGTGCACGCTCGGCTCGGTTGCGGGTGGGGCGGCGCACGGATGCGCCCGCCGGCAAGGCCGATCGCACGCAACTGGGGCTTCCGAAGCTTGTCACCGGGGAAAAGAAGGGGAAACGCCGTTGAGACTGCTTGCCTATCTTGCCGCCTCTGCCTGTGTGCTCGCGCTCGCCTTCTGGGCCTATCACGTCAATTACGACACCCAGGACCGGATCGACGAGCTGCGCGACCTCAATCGGGAAATCGCCTCGCTGAACGAGGGTCTGACCGTGCTCAACGCCGAATGGGCTTATCTCAACCGCCCGCAGCGCCTGCGCGAACTGGTCAATCTCAACTTCACCTCGTTGCATCTTCTGCCGATGACGCCAGAGCAATTCGGAACCGTCGCCCAGATTGCCTACCCGACACCGCAGGCCGATGATACTGGCGCGTCCGGCACCGATTTGGCCGGCCTTTCCGATCCTGTCGAGGTCAAGGCCGATCCCGAGGGAGGGAACTGATGCGCACGCCCCTTCGCCCGCTCGCCCGTATCCTCGACGCCCGCGAAAAAGGCGAGAACCCCGACGCGATCGAACGCGAGAACCGCCGTCTGCGCGGCGAGGCCACCCGTGACAAGGCGCGTCAAAGCGCCGAAGGCCGTCTGCTGGTCATGTCGGTGATCTTCCTCGCGGCCTTCCTGACGGTGGGACTGCGCATGGGCTCTTTCGCCGCCGCGCGCCCCGAAGAGCCGCAGACCGATTCCACGACCGAGCAGATTCACGCCCAACGCGCCGATATCGTCGACCGCAAGGGCAGGGTGCTCGCGACGAACCTGCTGACCCACTCGCTCTACGCGCAGCCGCCGATGATGATCGACCCGCTGGGCACGGTGGACAAGCTGGTGAAGATTTTCCCCGATCTCGACCGCGACCGGCTGAAGAAGGACTTCACCGGCCATCGCAAGTTCGTCTGGATCA
It includes:
- the ftsL gene encoding cell division protein FtsL, whose translation is MRLLAYLAASACVLALAFWAYHVNYDTQDRIDELRDLNREIASLNEGLTVLNAEWAYLNRPQRLRELVNLNFTSLHLLPMTPEQFGTVAQIAYPTPQADDTGASGTDLAGLSDPVEVKADPEGGN